Proteins co-encoded in one Bradyrhizobium sp. 170 genomic window:
- a CDS encoding adenylate/guanylate cyclase domain-containing protein, producing MRLGIRTAISALVLTSIVVSAVGVHLLWWRTAHQVSQTLANTINDQIVSAVGDELQSVTTEARSSMLAVRTLLAEKVFEPRDARKREVVFRSQLLSQPTISWVAFGWPDGSFFAGHKLGNNVIEMLEITPDRNMRINRYEFVGNDLRLKASWFEETDYSVTEQEWFRVAHQTNDEYWSTSTAHPRGERLAAAFSAPVAIDGKPAGVVAIIIELTRVSNFLSQLTVGKSAGAFILERDGKVVASPDPDASELVELKTDHPLFPVAVDAIRNAGSAYEPGEGQPFNTTVTRDGKAYQAVITPISFPGWSLVTVVPESEFLGPVQMTIRNLLIGLAVSIVCAGLLSAWLAQRLIAAPLIKVVNEIRHVERFDLDKVQRHPSRLTEIGNLSGAIGDMAQGLAAFRKYIPADLVKRLISDGNGARLGGAIRPMSVMFIDLAGFTGMSERLGDRIIPLLSRYFDSVSVQIQNQNGTIDKFIGDAVMAFWGAPAPNPDHAVDCCRAALACRRAVEEAGLVDDHGQPVKIRIGINSGDMLVGNIGSEVRLNYTVIGDAVNIASRLESTNKAYGSTIIIGPETRRLAGKSIVVRELDRLAVYGRAGGLQIYELLDMAGEFGGAPDWVASYESGLAAFRARDFTAAIGSFENVLKIRNDDTASSAMIERCRQQLDNPAGEDWDGTTVARSK from the coding sequence ATGCGCCTCGGTATCCGCACCGCCATTTCCGCCCTCGTGCTGACGTCCATCGTCGTCAGCGCCGTCGGCGTGCATTTGTTGTGGTGGCGCACCGCCCATCAGGTCAGTCAGACGCTCGCCAACACCATCAACGACCAGATCGTTTCGGCAGTTGGCGACGAATTGCAGTCGGTCACCACCGAGGCGCGGTCGTCGATGCTGGCGGTGCGAACGCTGCTGGCCGAAAAAGTGTTCGAGCCGCGCGATGCCAGGAAACGCGAAGTCGTCTTCCGGTCGCAATTGCTGTCGCAGCCAACCATCTCCTGGGTGGCGTTCGGATGGCCGGATGGATCGTTCTTTGCCGGACACAAGCTCGGCAACAATGTGATCGAAATGCTCGAGATCACGCCCGATCGCAACATGCGCATCAATCGCTACGAATTCGTCGGCAACGATCTGCGCCTCAAGGCCAGCTGGTTCGAAGAAACCGACTATTCCGTGACGGAGCAGGAATGGTTTCGGGTCGCCCACCAGACCAACGATGAATACTGGTCGACGTCGACGGCGCATCCGCGCGGCGAACGGTTGGCGGCGGCGTTTTCGGCCCCGGTCGCGATTGACGGCAAGCCGGCCGGCGTCGTCGCCATCATCATCGAACTGACCCGCGTCTCGAATTTCCTGTCGCAGCTCACGGTCGGCAAATCTGCCGGCGCCTTTATCCTCGAGCGGGACGGTAAGGTGGTGGCCTCGCCCGATCCTGATGCCAGCGAGCTGGTGGAGCTGAAAACCGATCATCCGCTGTTTCCGGTCGCGGTCGATGCGATCAGAAACGCCGGCAGCGCCTACGAACCCGGCGAAGGGCAGCCGTTCAATACGACGGTGACGCGGGACGGCAAGGCCTACCAGGCGGTCATAACGCCGATTTCGTTTCCCGGCTGGTCGCTGGTGACGGTGGTGCCGGAATCGGAATTTCTCGGCCCGGTGCAGATGACGATCCGGAATTTGCTGATCGGCCTTGCGGTGTCGATCGTTTGCGCCGGCTTGCTGTCGGCGTGGCTCGCCCAGCGCCTGATCGCAGCACCCCTGATCAAGGTGGTGAACGAGATCAGGCATGTCGAGCGTTTTGACCTCGACAAGGTGCAGCGGCATCCGTCGCGGCTGACCGAGATCGGGAACCTCTCTGGCGCGATCGGCGACATGGCGCAGGGGCTTGCGGCGTTCCGGAAATACATTCCGGCCGACCTGGTGAAGCGGCTGATCAGCGACGGCAACGGCGCGCGCCTCGGCGGCGCGATACGGCCGATGAGCGTGATGTTCATCGATCTCGCCGGCTTTACCGGGATGTCGGAGCGGCTCGGCGACCGGATCATTCCGCTGCTGTCGCGCTATTTCGACAGCGTCTCGGTGCAGATTCAAAACCAGAACGGCACGATCGACAAATTCATCGGCGATGCCGTGATGGCGTTCTGGGGCGCGCCGGCGCCTAATCCGGATCATGCCGTCGATTGCTGCCGGGCGGCCCTGGCATGTCGGCGCGCGGTGGAAGAGGCCGGCCTCGTCGACGACCACGGCCAGCCCGTCAAGATTCGCATCGGCATCAATTCCGGCGACATGCTGGTCGGCAATATCGGATCGGAAGTCCGGCTGAACTACACCGTGATCGGCGACGCCGTAAATATTGCGAGCCGGCTGGAGAGCACCAACAAGGCGTACGGCTCCACGATCATCATCGGCCCCGAAACGCGCCGGCTGGCGGGGAAAAGCATCGTGGTTCGCGAACTCGACCGGCTGGCGGTCTACGGCCGCGCGGGCGGACTGCAGATCTATGAATTGCTTGATATGGCCGGCGAGTTCGGCGGCGCCCCCGACTGGGTGGCCTCGTATGAATCCGGCCTGGCCGCCTTCCGCGCGCGCGATTTTACGGCTGCGATCGGTTCATTCGAGAACGTGCTGAAAATCCGTAACGACGACACAGCGTCATCGGCGATGATCGAACGCTGCCGACAGCAGCTCGACAATCCCGCCGGCGAAGATTGGGATGGCACGACGGTCGCCCGTTCCAAGTAG
- a CDS encoding hydroxyacid dehydrogenase yields MKILLTHTPQSRAQYYGARSLDGLQAIAQVKLHESNDALDAAGLIEAARDVDIIVADRLTAGSSEIFPALSNLRAFVRCAVDIRNVDVDAASAAGVLVTRAGPGFVQSVAELALGFMVDLSRGVSRATADYHSERKPEIVMGRQLAGSRLGIIGYGSIGRYLAQIAKVLGMEVLIADPFATVSEQGLQHVPLDDLLVRSDYVVCLAVANEQTENLIGQAALARMQEHAFFINLSRGNLVDEAALSAALRENRIAGAAMDVGRALDQMPTPELAKLPNVIATPHIGGLTPPAIESQSLETVRQVEAIVAGEVPAGAVNAERWTRRP; encoded by the coding sequence TTGAAAATCCTGCTGACCCATACACCGCAGTCTCGCGCCCAGTATTACGGCGCGCGCAGTCTCGACGGGCTGCAAGCCATCGCGCAGGTGAAGCTGCATGAATCGAACGACGCGCTCGACGCCGCCGGCCTGATCGAGGCCGCGCGCGATGTCGATATCATCGTGGCAGACCGGCTTACCGCCGGATCAAGCGAGATATTTCCGGCGCTATCAAACTTGCGCGCCTTCGTTCGCTGCGCGGTCGATATCCGCAATGTTGACGTCGATGCTGCGTCCGCGGCCGGCGTCCTGGTCACGCGAGCCGGACCAGGGTTCGTCCAGTCGGTCGCCGAACTCGCGCTCGGCTTCATGGTCGATCTGTCGCGCGGTGTTTCGCGCGCCACCGCCGACTACCATTCGGAGCGCAAGCCCGAAATCGTCATGGGCCGGCAACTGGCGGGCAGCCGCCTCGGCATCATCGGCTATGGCAGCATCGGCCGTTACCTGGCTCAGATCGCCAAGGTGCTGGGCATGGAAGTTCTGATCGCCGATCCCTTTGCCACCGTCAGCGAACAGGGTCTCCAGCATGTGCCGCTCGACGATCTGCTTGTCCGATCCGACTACGTCGTCTGTCTCGCGGTTGCCAACGAGCAAACCGAGAACCTGATCGGGCAGGCGGCGCTGGCCCGTATGCAGGAGCATGCGTTCTTCATCAACCTGTCGCGCGGCAACCTCGTCGACGAGGCGGCGTTATCAGCGGCATTGCGCGAGAACCGCATCGCCGGCGCCGCGATGGATGTCGGCCGCGCGCTGGACCAGATGCCGACGCCGGAATTGGCAAAACTGCCGAACGTCATCGCGACGCCGCATATCGGCGGCCTGACGCCGCCGGCGATCGAGAGCCAGTCGCTGGAAACGGTGCGGCAGGTCGAGGCCATTGTCGCCGGCGAGGTGCCGGCTGGCGCGGTCAATGCCGAGCGTTGGACGCGTCGTCCCTGA
- a CDS encoding phosphatase PAP2 family protein — translation MTQLGGAGGAGGAGGAGGAGGAGGAGGAGGDGGAGGALLGTLADAYANSIMVDALILGREGTIVVPENPTPPHYTSYAPALPTPIDDEKQMERWEPWVRAYTAIGEMMQGINFQASGNAFQVLSGASLIAEIGRPLKSTFEAQIPMVISWAELRNERATEILAQIDPQYAFWSSIVYMHPDRTKRTFELINILLQFCVYVEMRFKHALACWRPVECNAQVQPMITTPGHGAFPMGHGTNAYAVAYVLRKLLNLDAANPTVIDQLERQAARIVTNRVIAGVHFPVDSMAGRMLGVALGEYFVGRCTGGTFMGRKFIAAGIDSAATTDFNPFSGTQALDTLPFYSQSAGATIAKSDLMEHVWDKAQYEWEGKFGL, via the coding sequence ATGACTCAACTGGGCGGAGCGGGTGGAGCGGGCGGAGCAGGTGGTGCGGGCGGAGCCGGTGGTGCCGGCGGGGCTGGTGGGGCCGGTGGCGACGGCGGCGCGGGCGGCGCGCTGCTTGGCACGCTGGCCGATGCCTATGCCAATTCGATCATGGTGGACGCGCTCATCCTCGGGCGCGAAGGGACGATCGTCGTTCCCGAGAATCCGACGCCCCCCCACTACACGTCCTACGCGCCGGCACTGCCGACGCCCATCGATGACGAGAAACAAATGGAACGCTGGGAGCCGTGGGTTCGCGCCTACACGGCGATCGGCGAAATGATGCAGGGGATCAATTTTCAGGCATCTGGCAACGCATTCCAGGTCCTGTCGGGCGCATCGTTGATTGCGGAAATCGGACGTCCGCTAAAATCGACGTTCGAGGCACAAATCCCGATGGTAATAAGCTGGGCCGAACTGCGTAACGAGCGTGCCACCGAAATCCTGGCCCAGATCGATCCGCAATACGCTTTCTGGTCCTCGATCGTCTACATGCACCCCGACCGGACCAAGCGCACATTCGAACTCATCAACATCCTGCTGCAGTTCTGCGTCTACGTGGAGATGCGCTTCAAGCACGCGCTGGCATGCTGGCGCCCGGTCGAATGCAATGCCCAGGTGCAACCGATGATCACAACCCCGGGACACGGGGCCTTCCCGATGGGACACGGAACCAATGCCTACGCCGTAGCCTACGTGCTGAGGAAGCTGCTAAATCTCGATGCGGCAAACCCAACGGTGATCGACCAGCTCGAACGCCAGGCGGCGCGCATCGTAACCAACCGCGTCATAGCGGGAGTCCATTTCCCGGTCGACAGCATGGCAGGACGCATGTTGGGCGTGGCCTTGGGTGAGTACTTCGTCGGGCGTTGCACGGGGGGCACATTCATGGGCCGGAAGTTCATCGCCGCCGGAATCGACAGCGCTGCCACCACAGACTTCAATCCGTTCAGCGGTACTCAGGCGCTCGACACCTTGCCGTTCTACTCGCAATCCGCGGGAGCGACCATCGCGAAGTCAGATTTGATGGAGCATGTGTGGGACAAGGCGCAGTATGAGTGGGAAGGAAAATTTGGGCTCTGA
- a CDS encoding cytochrome c biogenesis protein CcdA — MHDVSIPAALIAGLVSFLSPCVLPLVPPYLIYLTGATIEHVANEETTKTSRRAVMASALMFVLGFSTVFVALGASASLIGGLIRAWSAELSILAGIVIIIMGLHFLGLTRIGLLMREGRMTMPKPVGLWGAYAMGLAFAFGWTPCIGPILAAILSIAAAEATVTKGAGLLAVYSAGLGIPFLLAAFMIEQFSSLFARMKRHLGKVEHAMGILMVITGIGFLTGSVTSISIWLLETFPALQNFG; from the coding sequence ATGCACGATGTTTCCATCCCGGCGGCCCTGATTGCCGGTCTCGTCAGCTTCCTGTCCCCCTGCGTGCTGCCGCTGGTGCCGCCCTATCTGATCTATCTCACCGGCGCGACCATCGAGCATGTCGCCAATGAGGAGACCACGAAGACCTCCAGGCGGGCGGTGATGGCTTCGGCGCTGATGTTCGTGCTGGGCTTTTCCACCGTCTTCGTGGCGCTCGGCGCCAGCGCTTCCCTGATAGGCGGCCTGATCCGCGCCTGGTCGGCAGAGCTCTCGATCCTGGCCGGCATCGTGATCATCATCATGGGCTTGCATTTCCTCGGCCTGACCCGCATCGGGCTGTTGATGCGCGAGGGACGGATGACGATGCCGAAGCCGGTCGGCCTGTGGGGCGCCTATGCCATGGGCCTCGCCTTCGCCTTCGGCTGGACGCCCTGCATCGGCCCCATTCTGGCAGCGATCCTGTCGATCGCAGCCGCTGAGGCCACCGTCACCAAGGGCGCCGGCCTACTCGCGGTCTATTCCGCCGGGCTCGGAATTCCGTTCCTGCTGGCAGCCTTCATGATCGAGCAGTTCTCCTCGCTGTTCGCGCGGATGAAGCGGCACCTCGGCAAGGTTGAGCATGCCATGGGCATCCTGATGGTGATCACCGGCATCGGCTTCCTGACCGGTTCCGTCACCAGCATCAGCATCTGGCTGCTGGAGACTTTCCCCGCACTGCAAAATTTCGGTTAG
- a CDS encoding cytochrome P450: MNEHVQPASSAPLFNPLDPEFIRNPYPHYERMRTTDPVHLTPLGMYVASRHAEVSLVMRDKRFGKDYVERTIRRYGPKIMDEPVFRSMSHWMLQQDPPDHTRLRGLVVKAFTARRVEDMSPRIQQVVDETLDRIIPQGKMDLIEDFAFRLPVTIICDMLGIPEEHREVFYTSSRDGGRLLDPVPLTPDEIKQGNAGNAMAAMYFQQMFELRRKTPGDDLITQLVQAEEDGSKLSNEELTANIILLFGAGHETTVNLIGNGLLALHRNPDQLALLKARPELITNAIEEFLRYDSSVQLTGRVALEDIEDLGGKRIPKGESVLCLLGSANHDPAVYPDHPERLDIARPNVRPLFFGGGIHFCLGAQLARIEAEVAISTLLRRLPDLRLDDAVNPEWRPTFVLRGLKRLPASW; encoded by the coding sequence ATGAACGAACATGTTCAGCCTGCCAGTAGCGCGCCGTTGTTCAATCCGCTGGACCCGGAATTCATCCGCAACCCCTATCCGCATTACGAGCGGATGCGGACCACCGATCCGGTGCACCTGACGCCGCTCGGCATGTATGTCGCGAGCCGCCACGCCGAGGTCAGCCTCGTGATGCGCGACAAGCGGTTCGGCAAGGATTACGTCGAGCGCACGATCCGCCGCTACGGCCCCAAGATCATGGACGAGCCGGTGTTCCGCAGCATGAGCCACTGGATGCTGCAGCAGGATCCGCCGGACCACACCCGCCTGCGCGGGCTGGTGGTGAAGGCGTTCACCGCCCGCCGGGTCGAGGACATGAGCCCGCGCATCCAGCAGGTCGTCGACGAGACGCTCGACCGGATCATTCCGCAGGGCAAGATGGACCTGATCGAGGATTTCGCGTTCCGCCTGCCGGTCACCATCATCTGCGACATGCTCGGAATCCCCGAGGAGCATCGCGAGGTATTTTATACAAGTTCGCGCGATGGCGGACGCCTGCTCGATCCGGTGCCGCTGACGCCGGACGAAATCAAGCAGGGCAATGCCGGCAATGCGATGGCGGCGATGTATTTCCAGCAGATGTTCGAGCTGCGGCGCAAGACCCCCGGTGACGACCTGATTACGCAGCTGGTGCAGGCCGAGGAGGACGGCAGCAAGCTCTCCAACGAGGAACTGACCGCCAATATCATTCTGCTGTTCGGCGCGGGCCACGAGACCACCGTCAACCTGATCGGCAACGGCTTGCTGGCGCTGCATCGCAATCCCGACCAGCTCGCGCTGCTCAAGGCCAGGCCCGAGCTCATCACCAACGCCATCGAGGAATTCCTGCGCTACGACTCCTCGGTGCAACTGACCGGCCGGGTGGCGCTGGAAGACATCGAAGACCTCGGCGGAAAGCGAATTCCCAAGGGCGAGAGCGTGCTCTGTCTGCTGGGCTCGGCCAACCACGACCCCGCGGTCTATCCCGACCACCCGGAACGCCTCGATATCGCCCGGCCCAATGTAAGGCCGCTATTCTTTGGCGGCGGCATCCACTTCTGCCTCGGCGCCCAGCTGGCGCGGATCGAGGCCGAAGTCGCGATTTCGACCCTGCTGCGCCGGCTGCCGGACCTGCGGCTGGATGACGCTGTCAATCCGGAATGGCGGCCGACCTTCGTGCTGCGCGGCCTGAAGCGCCTGCCGGCGAGCTGGTAA
- a CDS encoding adenylate/guanylate cyclase domain-containing protein, which yields MRQETVVLLVDLVESVRLMREHEAFTVRRWADFVGTVTTEILPHYRGVLVKSLGDGLLARFETVPDAADAAAAMHRTLAAQNVGMPEDQHFDLRAGINAAMAWSDGIDIYGTGVNLAARLATLAGPGETIASASAHEQLAAALASLAKPGETIGSATARDELTHGVDASCEDLGECILKHFDKPVRAYRVGPPSPLPSLTRRRDYGTAMQPTIAVIPFSARSDSPALFDVGNLIADSVIWRLSKAADLKVISRLSTAVFRGRASDVAEVSAHLGATYVLGGAYVADAGKIMVTAELSEARNNQVVWTDRLNGEIGDLLRPESELADRIAQAVHLSVLDAEVEHILTQPLPTLESYSLLLGSIKLMHRSSKEEFLQTRRILDELINRHSRIAAPRAWLGNWYILQVTRGWSEDRKREAVEALSATHAALDRDPSDALALATEGFVYCHLLKDLETARKRCNDAVNANPSHALGWLYLGTVNAFMGEGKAAVDATRRAIELSPLDPQRYYFECLGAAAELSAHQYENAERLARSSLVHHRMHSSTWRALTISLVAQERMDEAREALARLLQLEPQLTVERYLARMPNAALETGRQWACCLAMAGLPSGNGNSNRH from the coding sequence GTGCGTCAAGAGACTGTCGTGCTGCTGGTCGATCTCGTGGAATCGGTGCGGCTCATGCGAGAGCACGAAGCTTTCACCGTTCGCCGATGGGCAGACTTTGTCGGCACCGTCACTACTGAGATACTGCCGCACTATCGCGGCGTCTTGGTGAAGAGTCTCGGTGATGGCCTTCTGGCGCGTTTCGAGACGGTGCCTGACGCCGCTGATGCCGCCGCCGCGATGCATCGGACACTTGCCGCGCAGAACGTCGGCATGCCCGAAGACCAGCATTTCGACCTGCGCGCCGGAATCAACGCCGCGATGGCATGGAGCGACGGGATCGATATCTACGGGACCGGCGTAAACCTGGCGGCGCGGCTGGCAACGCTGGCCGGCCCGGGCGAGACGATTGCCAGCGCCTCAGCGCATGAGCAACTGGCGGCCGCCTTGGCAAGTCTTGCGAAGCCCGGCGAGACCATCGGCAGCGCCACAGCACGCGACGAGCTTACGCATGGTGTCGATGCGTCGTGCGAAGACCTTGGAGAATGCATTCTCAAACATTTTGACAAGCCGGTTCGGGCCTATCGCGTTGGCCCGCCTAGTCCGCTTCCAAGCCTTACTCGGCGGCGCGACTATGGAACGGCCATGCAGCCGACCATTGCCGTGATCCCCTTCTCTGCGAGGAGCGACAGCCCAGCGCTTTTCGATGTCGGCAACCTGATTGCCGACAGCGTGATCTGGCGGCTGTCGAAGGCAGCGGACCTGAAGGTGATTTCACGCCTGTCGACTGCCGTATTCCGCGGCCGCGCGAGCGATGTCGCAGAGGTGTCGGCGCATCTTGGCGCCACCTATGTCCTCGGCGGCGCGTATGTTGCGGATGCGGGCAAGATCATGGTGACTGCCGAACTCTCCGAAGCGCGCAACAACCAAGTGGTCTGGACCGACCGATTGAACGGCGAAATCGGCGATCTGCTGAGGCCGGAAAGCGAACTGGCGGATCGTATCGCCCAGGCAGTGCATTTGTCCGTACTCGACGCCGAGGTCGAGCATATCCTGACCCAGCCGCTGCCGACGCTCGAGAGCTACTCGCTGCTGCTTGGCAGCATCAAGTTGATGCATCGCTCCAGCAAGGAGGAGTTTCTCCAGACGCGGAGAATCCTTGACGAACTGATTAACCGGCATAGCCGGATCGCGGCCCCGCGCGCTTGGCTCGGTAACTGGTACATCCTGCAGGTGACGCGCGGCTGGTCTGAGGACCGCAAGCGCGAGGCGGTCGAGGCCTTAAGCGCAACCCACGCCGCCCTCGACCGGGATCCGTCGGATGCGCTGGCGCTGGCGACCGAAGGGTTTGTCTACTGTCACTTGTTGAAGGACTTGGAGACCGCTCGCAAGCGCTGCAACGATGCCGTGAATGCCAACCCCAGCCACGCCCTCGGCTGGCTCTATCTCGGCACCGTTAACGCGTTCATGGGGGAAGGGAAAGCGGCTGTGGACGCGACACGCCGCGCGATAGAGCTCTCTCCGCTCGATCCGCAACGCTACTACTTCGAGTGCCTTGGCGCGGCGGCAGAGCTTTCCGCGCATCAATACGAGAATGCTGAAAGGCTTGCGCGCTCATCGCTTGTGCACCACCGCATGCATTCTTCCACGTGGCGGGCCCTGACGATCTCGCTCGTGGCGCAGGAGCGAATGGATGAGGCGCGCGAGGCGCTCGCCAGGCTGCTGCAACTCGAGCCGCAGTTGACGGTGGAGCGATATCTTGCGCGCATGCCGAATGCGGCGCTCGAAACCGGCCGGCAATGGGCGTGCTGCCTGGCCATGGCGGGGTTGCCGTCGGGAAACGGCAACTCGAACCGGCATTGA
- a CDS encoding TetR/AcrR family transcriptional regulator yields the protein MSRVRTRPTRDDTREKLFEAAARVFEEQGIGGASIEAIAAAAGFTRGAFYSNFKSKDELIIAMLEDHVEQSIGRIRDLLEKHRNLADFIDALKTMDRSQQDPLGRSPLLHMEMILFVARAEKRRPELAKRLRARRKLVTDIIETTARNSGRTTILNPTWAGALVLALEDGFRLHRLIDPETTPPDSFFRAIGDLQRTMGISSA from the coding sequence ATGTCAAGAGTGCGAACCAGACCCACAAGGGACGACACCCGCGAAAAGCTGTTCGAGGCGGCGGCGCGCGTGTTCGAGGAACAGGGCATCGGCGGCGCCAGCATCGAGGCGATCGCGGCGGCGGCCGGCTTCACGCGCGGGGCGTTCTATTCGAATTTCAAGAGCAAGGACGAACTGATCATCGCCATGCTCGAGGATCACGTCGAGCAATCCATCGGGCGCATCCGCGATCTGCTCGAGAAGCATAGGAACCTTGCGGATTTCATCGATGCGCTGAAGACCATGGACCGCAGCCAGCAGGATCCGCTCGGCCGCTCTCCCCTGCTGCATATGGAAATGATCCTGTTCGTGGCGCGCGCCGAAAAGCGCCGGCCTGAACTCGCCAAGCGGCTGCGCGCCCGCCGAAAGCTGGTCACCGACATCATCGAAACCACGGCCAGGAACAGCGGCCGGACGACTATTCTGAATCCGACATGGGCCGGCGCGCTGGTGCTGGCGCTGGAGGACGGCTTCCGCCTGCACCGCCTGATCGATCCCGAGACCACGCCGCCCGACAGCTTTTTTCGCGCCATCGGCGACCTGCAGAGGACGATGGGAATTTCATCGGCCTGA
- a CDS encoding M23 family metallopeptidase: MISLCLAAAIDARAGEVISLALPIKCQPGVTCFFQNYVDHDASDKARDYRCGGRSYDGHDGTDIRIRNLEIQRQGIEVLAAAPGRVIGMRNDMEDISVKTAGKAAIAGKECGNGVVIEHEGGWRTQYCHMAKGSVRVNAGDQMTAGQPIGLVGLSGDTEFFHLHFTVRHRGKIVDPFAYGAPENSCGSGRSIWASSLGEQTQYRPREIIDYGFAGIAPTMELIESGEIARHPVTPGSDALVAYVRAIGLQAGDEQFLSVQGPGGASVSAANLPALDRDKAQFLVIAGKKRNEPAWPAGRYAATYRVIRDGAEVLRKTFDIEARSR, encoded by the coding sequence TTGATTTCTCTGTGTCTTGCCGCCGCGATCGACGCCAGGGCCGGGGAAGTCATTTCGCTCGCGCTGCCGATCAAGTGCCAACCGGGCGTGACCTGCTTCTTTCAGAACTATGTCGATCACGATGCCTCGGACAAGGCCCGCGACTATCGCTGCGGCGGACGCAGCTATGACGGTCACGACGGCACCGACATCAGGATCCGGAACCTGGAAATACAGCGACAGGGAATAGAGGTGCTCGCCGCGGCGCCAGGACGCGTGATCGGGATGCGCAACGACATGGAAGACATCTCGGTCAAGACCGCGGGAAAGGCGGCCATCGCCGGAAAGGAATGCGGCAACGGCGTGGTCATCGAGCATGAGGGCGGCTGGCGCACCCAATATTGTCACATGGCCAAGGGCAGTGTCCGGGTCAATGCCGGCGATCAAATGACGGCCGGGCAGCCGATCGGCCTGGTCGGCCTGTCCGGCGATACCGAATTCTTTCATCTTCATTTCACGGTGCGGCATCGCGGAAAAATCGTGGATCCCTTTGCCTATGGTGCGCCTGAGAATTCCTGCGGTAGCGGCCGGTCGATCTGGGCCAGTTCCCTTGGCGAGCAGACGCAATACCGTCCCCGCGAAATCATCGATTACGGCTTTGCCGGTATCGCGCCGACCATGGAGCTGATTGAATCAGGAGAAATCGCCAGACATCCCGTTACCCCGGGCTCGGATGCGCTCGTCGCCTATGTCAGGGCCATCGGCTTGCAGGCCGGCGACGAGCAATTCCTCTCGGTGCAAGGCCCGGGCGGCGCTTCCGTCTCCGCCGCCAATCTTCCCGCCCTCGATCGGGACAAGGCGCAGTTCCTTGTTATTGCCGGAAAGAAGCGCAACGAACCAGCGTGGCCTGCCGGCCGCTACGCCGCGACGTACCGGGTGATCAGAGACGGCGCGGAAGTGCTGCGAAAAACGTTCGACATTGAAGCGCGTTCTCGATGA
- a CDS encoding MFS transporter produces the protein MRLPFFYGWLIVVVTFVTMAIGVNARTAFSLFFPPIISEFGWERGVTAGAFSFGFVVSGAVSPLIGRMMDRFGPRGVMELGVLLMGGGLLLAPLTTQPWHLYLTIGVLVGAGSVCLGYSGQSLFLPNWFIRRRGLAMGLAFAGVGIGSVTLLPWVQHLIEQTGWRTACTAMGILVLAVLAPINLLLRKRPEDIGLLPDGDAAPSATSAAPRSNVVDPVWANTDWTLRRALRTARFWWISLGYFCGLYVWYAVQVHQTKFLLDIGFSANVAVWALGVVSLLGILGQIWLGHLSDRIGREWIWAISCAGFAICFAALIALKFAPVLPLVYLMIFTQGALGYGLTSVMGAVVLEIFQGKHYGSIFGTIMLAALAGGAAGPWATGLLYDLSGSYTSAFAIGIAVSILSAVAIWRAAPGKVRAVAGQMHKAQIRSGAG, from the coding sequence ATGCGTCTTCCCTTCTTCTACGGCTGGCTGATCGTCGTCGTGACGTTCGTCACCATGGCGATCGGCGTCAATGCGCGGACGGCGTTCTCGCTGTTCTTTCCGCCGATCATTTCCGAGTTCGGATGGGAGCGCGGCGTCACGGCCGGCGCTTTCTCCTTCGGCTTCGTGGTATCGGGTGCCGTCAGTCCGCTGATCGGGCGCATGATGGATCGCTTCGGGCCGCGCGGGGTGATGGAGCTCGGCGTCTTGCTGATGGGCGGCGGGCTGTTGCTCGCGCCGTTGACGACGCAGCCCTGGCATCTCTATCTCACGATCGGCGTGCTGGTCGGCGCGGGCAGCGTGTGCCTCGGCTATTCCGGCCAATCGCTGTTTCTGCCGAACTGGTTCATTCGCCGCCGCGGGCTCGCCATGGGGCTCGCCTTTGCCGGCGTCGGCATCGGCTCGGTGACCTTGCTGCCGTGGGTGCAGCATTTGATCGAGCAGACCGGCTGGCGCACCGCGTGCACCGCGATGGGCATTCTGGTGCTCGCCGTGCTCGCCCCGATCAACCTGTTGCTGCGCAAGCGCCCCGAGGATATCGGGTTATTGCCGGATGGCGATGCGGCGCCGTCGGCGACATCGGCCGCGCCTCGCTCGAACGTCGTCGATCCCGTGTGGGCCAATACCGACTGGACGCTGCGCCGCGCGCTGCGCACCGCGCGATTCTGGTGGATTTCGCTCGGTTACTTCTGTGGTCTTTATGTCTGGTATGCGGTGCAGGTGCACCAGACCAAATTTCTGCTCGATATCGGCTTCAGCGCGAATGTTGCGGTGTGGGCGCTCGGCGTCGTCAGCCTGCTCGGAATCCTCGGCCAGATCTGGCTCGGGCATCTTTCCGACCGGATCGGGCGCGAATGGATCTGGGCCATCAGCTGCGCCGGCTTTGCGATCTGTTTCGCCGCGCTGATCGCCCTGAAATTCGCGCCGGTGTTGCCGCTGGTCTATCTCATGATCTTCACCCAGGGCGCGCTTGGCTATGGCCTGACGTCGGTCATGGGCGCGGTGGTGCTCGAAATATTCCAGGGCAAGCATTACGGCAGCATTTTTGGCACCATCATGCTGGCGGCACTGGCGGGCGGCGCGGCAGGCCCGTGGGCGACCGGGTTGCTGTATGATCTTTCAGGCAGCTACACGTCAGCCTTTGCGATCGGCATCGCCGTCAGCATCCTGTCGGCGGTGGCGATCTGGCGGGCGGCGCCTGGCAAGGTGAGGGCGGTCGCGGGACAAATGCACAAGGCGCAAATCAGGAGCGGCGCGGGCTAA